The proteins below are encoded in one region of Diceros bicornis minor isolate mBicDic1 chromosome 14, mDicBic1.mat.cur, whole genome shotgun sequence:
- the DSP gene encoding desmoplakin isoform X1, producing the protein MSINGGSHPRINTLGRLTRAESGPDLRYEMTCSGGGGGGGGGGGGGGGTSRMYYCRRYTVADQNSDGYCQTSTMSRHQSQNTIQDLLQNCSDLLMRAELIVQPELKYGDGIQLARSRELDECFAQANEQMEITDGLIREMRQMGQPCDAYQKRLLQLQEQMRALCKAISVPRVRRASSKGGGGYTCQSGSGWDEFTKRVTSECLGWLRQQRAEMDMVAWGVDLASVEQHINSHRSIHNAIGDYRWQLDKIKADLREKSAIYQLEEEYENLLKASFERMDHLRQLQNIIQATSREIMWINDCEEEELLYDWSDRNTNIAQKQEAFSIRMSQLEVKEKELNKLKQESDQLVLNQHPASDKIEAYMDTLQTQWSWILQITKCIDVHLKENAAYFQFFEEAQSTEAYLKGLQDSIRKKYSCDKNMPLQRLLEQIKELEKEREKILEYKRQVQNLVNKSKKIVQLKPRNPDYRSNKPIILRALCDYKQDQKIVHKGDECILKDNSERSKWYVTGPGGVDMLVPSVGLIIPPPNPLAVDLSYKIEQYYEAILALWNQLYINMKSLVSWHYCMIDIEKIKAMTIAKLKTMRQEDYMKTISDLELHYQEFIRNSQGSEMFGDDDKRKIQSQFTDAQKHYQTLVIQLPGHPQHQTATKTEITHIDSCQDINHSKVIETNRENDKQETWMLMELQKIRRQMELCEGRMTLKNILLADQGSSHHITVKINELKSVQHDSQAIAEVLNQLKDMLANFRGSKKYCYLQNEVFGLFQKLENINGVTDGYLNSLCAVRALLQAILQTEDMLKVYEARLTEEETVCLDLDKVEAYRCGLKKIKNDLNLKKSLLATMKTELQKAQQIHSQTSQQYPLYDLDLGKFSEKVTQLTDRWQRIDKQIDYRLWDLEKQIKQLNNYRDNYQAFCKWLYDAKRRQDSLESMKFGDSNTVMRFLNEQKNLHNEICGKRDKSEEVQKIAELCANSIKDYELQLASYTSGLETLLNIPIKRTMVQSPSGVILQEAADIHARYIELLTRSGDYYRFLSEMLKSLEDLKLKNTKIEVLEEELRLARDANSENCNKNKFLDQNLQKYQAECSQFKAKLVGLEELKRQAELDGKAAKQNLDKCYGQIKELNEKITRLTYEIEDEKRRRKTVEDRFDQQKNDYDQLQKARQSEKESLGWQKIESEKAIKEKEYEIERLRVLLQEEGARKREYENELAKVRNHYNEEMSNLRNKYETEINITKTTIKEISMQKEDDSKNLRNQLDRLSRENRDLKDEIVRLNDSILQTTEQRRRAEEDALQQKACGSEMMQKKQHLEIELKQVIQQRSEDNARHKQSLEEAAKTIQDKNKEIERLKAEFQEEAKRRWEYENELAKVRNNYDEEIISLKNQFETEINITKTTIHQLTMQKEEDTSGYRAQVDNLTRENRSLSEEIKRLQNALAQTTESLRRVEENVQQQKATGSEMSQRKQQLEIELRQVTQMRTEESMRYKQSLDDAAKTIQDKNKEIDRLKQLIETETKERKCLEDENAKLQRTQYDLQKANNSATETISKLKVQEQELTRLRIDYERISQERTVKDQDITRFQSSLKELQLQKQKVEEELNRLKRMASEDSSKRKKLEEELEGMRRSLKEQAIRITSLTQQLEQASIVKKKSEDDLRQQRDVLDGHLREKQRTQEELRRLSLEVEALRRQLLQEQENAKQAHLRNEHFQKAIEDKSRSLNESKIEIERLQSLTESLTKEHLMLEEELRNLRLEYDDLRRGRSEADNEKNATISELRSQLQISNNRTLELQGLINDLQRERENLRQEIEKFQKQALEASNRIQESKNQCTQVVQERETLLMKIKVLEQDKARLQRLEDELNRAKVTLEAESRVKQRLESEKQQIQNDLNQWKTQYSRKEEAIRKIESEREKSEREKNSLRSEIERLQVEIKRIEERCRRKLEDSTRETQSRLETERSRLQREIDKLKQRPYGSHRETQTECEWTVDASKLVFDGLRKKVTAMQLYECQLIDKTTLDKLLKGKKSVEEVASEIQPFLRGAGAIAGASASLKEKYSLVEAKRKKLITPESTVMLLEAQAATGGVIDPHRNEKLTVDSAIARDLIDFDDRQQIYTAEKAITGFDDPFSGKTVSVSEAIKKNLIDRETGMRLLEAQIASGGIVDPVNSVFLPKDVALARGLIDRDLYRSLNDPRDSQRNFVDPVTKKKVSYMQLRERCRIEPHTGLLLLSVQKRSMSFQGIRQPVTISELVDSGILRPSTVKELELGQISYDEVGERIKDFLQGSSCIAGIYSETTKQKLGIYEAMKIGLVRPGTALELLEAQAATGFIVDPVSNLRLPVEEAYKRGLVGIEFKEKLLSAERAVTGYNDPETGNIISLFQAMNKELIEKGHGIRLLEAQIATGGIIDPKESHRLPVDIAYKRGYFNEELNEILSDPSDDTKGFFDPNTEENLTYLQLKERCIKDEETGLCLLPLKEKKKQVQTSQKNTLRKRRVVIVDPETNKEMSVQEAYKKGLIDYETFKELCEQECEWEEITITGSDGSTRVVLVDRKTGSQYDIQDAIDKGLIDRKFFDQYRSGSLSLTQFADMISLKNGVGNSSGIGGSVSDDVFSSSRHESVSKISTISSIRNLTIRSSSLSDPLEEWSPIAAIFDTENLEKISIAEGIERGIVDSITGQRLLEAQACTGGIIHPTTGQKLPLQDAVSQGLIDQDMATRLKPAQKAFIGFEGVKGKKKMSAAEAVKEKWLPYEAGQRFLEFQYLTGGLVDPEVHGRISTEEAIRKGFIDGRAAQRLQDTSSYAKILTCPKTKLKISYKDAINRSMVEDVTGLRLLEAASVSSKGLPSPYNVSSAPGSRSGSRSGSRSGSRSGSRSGSRRGSFDATGNSSYSYSYSFSTSSTGH; encoded by the exons CGTGAGAAATCTGCGATCTACCAGTTGGAGGAGGAGTATGAAAACCTGCTG AAAGCGTCCTTTGAGAGGATGGATCACCTGCGACAGCTGCAGAACATCATCCAGGCCACGTCCCGAGAGATCATGTGGATCAACGACTGCGAGGAGGAGGAGCTGCTCTATGACTGGAGCGACAGGAACACCAACATCGCTCAGAAACAGGAGGCCTTCTCC ATACGCATGAGTCAATTGGAAGTTAAGGAAAAAGAGCTCAATAAGCTTAAACAAGAAAGTGACCAACTTGTCCTCAATCAGCATCCAGCTTCAGACAAAATTGAG GCGTATATGGATACTCTTCAGACACAGTGGAGCTGGATTCTTCAGATCACCAAATGCATTGATGTTCATCTCAAAGAAAATGCTGCCTACTTTCAG TTTTTTGAAGAGGCCCAATCAACTGAAGCCTACCTGAAGGGCCTTCAAGACTCCATCAGGAAGAAGTACTCCTGTGACAAGAACATGCCCCTGCAGCGCCTGCTGGAACAGATCAAGGAGCTGGAG AAAGAACGGGAGAAAATCCTTGAATATAAGCGTCAGGTGCAGAACTTGGTAAATAAGTCCAAGAAGATTGTGCAGCTGAAGCCACGTAACCCAGACTACAGAAGCAATAAACCCATCATTCTCAGGGCTCTCTGTGACTACAAACAAGACCAG AAAATCGTGCACAAAGGGGACGAGTGCATCCTGAAGGACAACAGTGAGCGCAGCAAGTGGTACGTGACAGGCCCGGGAGGCGTGGACATGCTCGTTCCTTCTGTTGGTCTGATTATCCCTCCTCCGAATCCTCTGGCCGTGGACCTCTCTTACAA GATCGAGCAGTACTACGAAGCCATCTTGGCTCTGTGGAACCAGCTCTACATCAACATGAAGAGCCTGGTGTCCTGGCACTACTGCATGATCGACATCGAGAAAATCAAGGCCATGACTATTGCCAAG CTGAAAACCATGCGGCAGGAAGATTATATGAAGACGATATCTGACCTGGAGTTGCATTACCAAGAGTTCATCAGGAACAgccaaggctcagagatgttTGGAGATGATGACAAGCGGAAAATCCAATCCCAGTTCACAGACGCCCAGAAGCACTACCAGACCCTGGTCATACAGCTCCCTGGCCACCCCCAGCACCAGACAG caaccaaAACTGAAATCACTCATATTGATTCCTGCCAAGACATCAATCATAGTAAAGTGATTGAAACCAACAGAGAAAATGACAAGCAAGAAACGTGGATGCTGATGGAGCTCCAGAAGATTCGCAGGCAGATGGAGCTGTGCGAGGGCAGAATGACTCTTAAAAACATCCTTCTGGCAGACCAAGGGTCTTCTCACCATATCACAGTGAAAATAAACGAGCTGAAG AGTGTGCAGCATGATTCTCAAGCAATTGCTGAAGTTCTCAACCAGCTTAAAGATATGCTAGCCAACTTTAGAGGTTCGAAAAAATATTGCTATTTACAGAATGAGGTATTTGGACTGTTTCAGAAACTGGAAAATATCAATGGCGTTACAGATGGCTACTTAAACAG CTTATGCGCAGTAAGAGCACTACTCCAGGCGATTCTCCAAACAGAAGACATGTTAAAGGTTTACGAAGCCAGACTCACTGAAGAGGAAACTGTTTGCCTGGATCTGGATAAAGTGGAAGCTTACCGCTGTGGGCTGAAG aaaattaaaaatgacttgAACTTGAAGAAGTCACTGTTGGCCACCATGAAGACAGAGCTGCAGAAGGCCCAGCAGATCCACTCCCAGACTTCACAGCAATATCCGCTTTATGACCTGGATCTGGGCAAGTTCAGTgaaaaagtcacacagctgacaGATCGCTGGCAAAGAATAGATAAACAGATAGACTACAG ATTATGGGACCTGGAGAAACAAATCAAGCAACTGAATAATTATCGTGACAATTATCAGGCTTTCTGTAAGTGGCTCTATGATGCCAAACGCCGCCAGGATTCCTTAGAGTCCATGAAGTTTGGAGATTCCAACACGGTCATGCGATTTTTGAATGAGCAGAAG aACTTGCACAATGAAATATGTGGCAAACGAGACAAATCAGAAGAGGTACAAAAGATTGCAGAACTTTGTGCAAATTCAATTAAG GATTATGAACTCCAGCTGGCGTCATACACCTCAGGACTGGAAACTCTGCTGAACATACCTATCAAGAGAACCATGGTTCAGTCTCCTTCTGGGGTGATTCTGCAAGAG GCTGCAGATATACATGCTCGATACATAGAACTACTTACAAGGTCTGGAGACTATTACAGATTCTTAAGTGAGATGCTGAAGAGTTTGGAAGATCTGAAG CTGAAAAATACCAAGATCGAAGTTTTGGAAGAGGAGCTCAGACTTGCCCGAGATGCCAACTCTGAAAACTGCAATAAGAACAAATTCCTGGATCAGAACCTGCAGAAATACCAGGCAGAGTGTTCCCAGTTCAAAGCAAAGCTTGTGGGCCTGGAGGAGCTGAAGAGACAAGCTGAGCTGGATGGAAAGGCAGCTAAACAGAATCTAGACAAGTGCTATGGCCAAATAAAAGAGCTCAATGAGAAGATCACCAGACTGACGTATGAGATTGAAgatgaaaagagaagaagaaagaccgTGGAAGACAGATTTGACCAACAGAAGAATGACTATGACCAACTGCAGAAAGCAAGGCAAAGTGAAAAGGAGAGCCTTGGTTGGCAAAAAATAGAGTCCGAGAAAGCCATCAAGGAGAAGGAGTACGAGATAGAAAGGTTGAGGGTTCTTCTGCAGGAGGAGGGCGCCCGGAAGAGAGAATATGAGAATGAGCTGGCAAAGGTAAGAAACCACTATAATGAGGAGATGAGTAATTTAAGGAACAAGTATGAAACAGAGATTAACATTACGAAGACCACCATCAAGGAGATATCCATGCAGAAAGAAGATGATTCCAAAAACCTTAGAAACCAGCTTGATAGACTCTCAAGGGAAAAtcgagatctgaaggatgaaatTGTCAGGCTAAATGACAGCATACTGCAGACCACTGAGCAGCGAAGGCGGGCTGAAGAAGATGCCCTGCAGCAAAAAGCCTGTGGCTCTGAGATGATGCAAAAGAAGCAGCATCTGGAGATAGAGCTTAAGCAGGTCATCCAGCAGCGCTCGGAGGACAATGCAAGACATAAGCAGTCCCTGGAGGAGGCTGCAAAGACCATTCAGGACaaaaataaggagattgaaagACTCAAAGCTGAGTTTCAGGAGGAGGCCAAGCGCCGCTGGGAATATGAAAATGAACTGGCTAAGGTAAGAAACAATTATGATGAGGAAATCATTAGCTTAAAAAACCAGTTCGAGACGGAAATCAACATCACCAAGACAACCATCCACCAGCTCACTATGCAGAAGGAAGAGGATACCAGTGGCTACCGAGCCCAGGTAGACAACCTCACCAGAGAAAACAGGAGCCTATCTGAAGAGATAAAGAGGCTGCAGAACGCTTTAGCCCAGACCACAGAGAGTCTCAGGAGGGTCGAAGAAAACGTCCAACAGCAAAAGGCCACTGGCTCTGAGATGTCTCAGAGAAAACAGCAGCTGGAGATCGAGCTGAGACAGGTCACGCAGATGCGAACAGAAGAGAGCATGAGATATAAGCAGTCTCTTGATGATGCTGCCAAGACAATCCAGGATAAAAACAAGGAGATAGACAGGTTAAAACAACTGatagaaacagaaacaaaagaacgGAAATGCCTGGAAGATGAAAATGCTAAATTACAAAGGACCCAGTATGATTTGCAGAAAGCAAATAATAGTGCAACAGAGACGATAAGTAAATTGAAGGTTCAGGAGCAAGAACTAACGCGCCTGAGAATCGACTATGAAAGGATTTCCCAGGAGAGGACTGTGAAGGACCAGGATATCACAAGATTCCAGAGTTCTCTGAAAGAGTTGCAGTTGCAGAAGCAGAAGGTGGAAGAGGAGCTGAACCGGCTGAAGAGGATGGCCTCAGAAGACTCCTCCAAGAGGAAGAagctggaggaggagctggaagGCATGAGGAGGTCTTTGAAGGAGCAAGCGATAAGAATCACCAGCCTGACCCAGCAGCTGGAGCAGGCGTCCATCGTTAAGAAAAAGAGTGAGGACGACCTCCGGCAGCAGAGGGACGTGTTGGATGGCCACCTGAGGGAGAAGCAGAGGACCCAGGAGGAACTGAGAAGGCTCTCCTTGGAGGTCGAGGCCCTGAGGCGGCAGTTGCTGCAGGAACAAGAAAATGCCAAACAGGCTCACTTGAGGAATGAGCATTTCCAGAAGGCGAtagaagataaaagcagaagcttaaatgaaagcaaaatagaaatTGAGAGGCTGCAGTCTCTCACAGAGAGCCTGACCAAGGAGCACTTGATGTTGGAGGAGGAACTACGGAACCTGAGGCTGGAATATGATGACCTCAGAAGGGGCCGAAGTGAGGcagataatgaaaaaaatgcaacCATTTCTGAACTAAGGAGCCAACTGCAGATCAGCAACAACCGGACCCTGGAGCTGCAGGGGCTGATTAATGAtttacagagagagagggaaaatttGAGACAGGAAATTGAGaaattccaaaagcaggcttTAGAG GCATCTAATAGGATTCAGGAATCAAAGAATCAGTGCACTCAGGTGGTGCAGGAAAGAGAGACCCTTCTGATGAAAATTAAAGTTCTCGAGCAAGACAAGGCCAGGCTGCAGAGGCTGGAGGATGAGCTGAATCGCGCTAAGGTGActctagaggcagaaagtagggTGAAACAGCGCCTCGAGAGTGAGAAACAGCAAATCCAGAATGACCTGAATCAGTGGAAAACTCAATATTCCCGCAAGGAGGAGGCCATCAGGAAGATAGAATCGGAAAGAgaaaagagcgagagagagaagaACAGCCTTAGGAGTGAGATTGAAAGACTCCAAGTGGAGATCAAGAGGATTGAAGAGAGGTGCAGGCGGAAGTTGGAGGATTCCACTAGGGAGACACAGTCACGGTTGGAAACAGAACGCTCCCGACTTCAGAGGGAAATCGACAAACTCAAACAGCGCCCATATGGGTCCCATCGGGAGACCCAGACCGAGTGCGAATGGACTGTTGATGCCTCAAAGCTGGTGTTCGATGGACTGAGGAAGAAGGTGACAGCAATGCAGCTCTACGAGTGCCAGCTGATTGACAAAACAACCCTGGACAAACTGTTGAAGGGGAAGAAGTCAGTGGAAGAAGTTGCTTCTGAAATCCAGCCTTTCCTTCGGGGTGCAGGAGCTATCGCGGGAGCTTCTGCTTCTCTTAAGGAAAAATACTCTTTGGTAGAGGCCAAGAGGAAGAAATTAATCACCCCAGAATCCACAGTCATGCTTCTGGAGGCGCAGGCAGCTACAGGCGGTGTAATTGATCCCCATAGGAATGAGAAGCTAACTGTTGACAGTGCAATAGCTCGAGACCTCATCGACTTTGATGACCGTCAACAGATATATACAGCAGAAAAAGCTATCACTGGTTTTGATGATCCATTTTCAGGCAAGACAGTATCTGTTTCGGAAGCCATCAAGAAAAATTTGATTGACAGAGAAACTGGAATGCGCCTGCTGGAAGCCCAGATTGCTTCAGGGGGTATAGTGGACCCCGTGAATAGTGTCTTTTTGCCAAAAGATGTAGCCTTGGCCCGTGGGCTGATTGATAGAGATTTGTATCGTTCCTTGAACGATCCTCGAGATAGTCAGAGAAACTTTGTGGATCCGGTAACCAAAAAGAAGGTCAGTTACATGCAGCTGAGGGAGCGGTGCAGAATCGAACCACACACTGGTCTGCTCTTGCTGTCGGTACAGAAGAGAAGTATGTCCTTCCAAGGAATCAGACAACCTGTGACCATCTCTGAGCTAGTAGATTCTGGTATATTGAGACCATCCACTGTAAAAGAACTGGAATTAGGTCAGATTTCTTATGATGAGGTTGGTGAGAGAATTAAGGACTTCCTTCAGGGGTCAAGCTGCATAGCAGGCATATACAGTGAGACCACAAAACAGAAGCTTGGCATTTATGAGGCCATGAAAATTGGCCTGGTCCGACCTGGTACTGCTCTGGAGTTGCTAGAAGCCCAAGCAGCTACTGGCTTTATAGTGGATCCTGTTAGCAACTTGAGGTTACCGGTGGAAGAAGCCTACAAAAGAGGTCTGGTGGGTATTGAGTTCAAAGAGAAGCTCCTGTCTGCGGAACGAGCTGTCACCGGGTATAATGATCCTGAAACAGGAAACATCATCTCTTTGTTCCAAGCCATGAACAAGGAACTCATTGAAAAGGGCCATGGCATTCGCCTGTTAGAAGCACAGATTGCAACCGGTGGGATCATTGACCCAAAGGAGAGCCATCGTTTACCAGTTGACATAGCATACAAGAGGGGCTACTTTAATGAGGAGCTCAATGAGATTCTCTCAGATCCaagtgatgatacaaaaggattTTTTGACCCAAACACTGAAGAAAATCTTACTTATTTGCAACTAAAGGAAAGATGCATTAAGGATGAGGAAACAGGGCTCTGTCTTCTGCccctgaaagaaaagaagaaacaggtgCAGACATCACAAAAGAATACCCTCAGGAAGCGTAGAGTGGTCATAGTTGATCCAGAAACCAACAAGGAGATGTCTGTTCAGGAGGCCTACAAGAAGGGCCTTATAGATTATGAAACCTTCAAGGAACTGTGTGAGCAGGAGTGTGAGTGGGAAGAAATAACCATCACTGGATCCGATGGCTCCACCAGGGTGGTCCTGGTAGATAGGAAGACAGGCAGTCAGTATGATATTCAAGATGCTATAGACAAGGGCCTCATTGACAGGAAGTTCTTTGATCAGTACCGATCCGGCAGTCTCAGCCTCACTCAGTTTGCTGATATGATCTCCTTGAAAAATGGTGTCGGCAACAGCAGTGGCATAGGGGGTAGTGTCAGTGATGATGTTTTTAGCAGCTCCCGACATGAGTCAGTAAGTAAGATTTCTACCATATCAAGCATCAGGAATTTAACCATCAGGAGCAGCTCTCTGTCTGACCCCCTGGAAGAATGGAGCCCTATTGCAGCCATCTTTGACACAGAAAACCTGGAGAAAATCTCAATTGCAGAAGGCATAGAGCGGGGCATTGTCGATAGCATCACTGGTCAGAGGCTTCTGGAGGCTCAGGCCTGCACAGGTGGCATCATCCACCCCACAACCGGGCAGAAGCTGCCGCTTCAGGATGCGGTCTCCCAGGGCCTGATTGACCAAGATATGGCCACCAGGCTGAAGCCTGCTCAGAAAGCCTTCATTGGCTTTGAGGGTGTGAAGGGAAAGAAGAAGATGTCAGCAGCAGAAGCAGTGAAAGAAAAATGGCTCCCCTATGAGGCAGGTCAGCGCTTCCTGGAGTTCCAGTACCTCACGGGAGGCCTTGTTGACCCGGAAGTGCATGGGAGGATAAGCACAGAAGAAGCCATCAGAAAGGGGTTCATCGACGGCCGAGCAGCTCAGAGGCTGCAAGACACCAGCAGCTATGCCAAAATCCTGACCTGCCccaaaaccaaattaaaaatatcCTACAAGGATGCCATAAATCGCTCCATGGTGGAAGACGTCACTGGCCTACGCCTTCTGGAGGCCGCCTCTGTTTCGTCCAAGGGCTTGCCTAGCCCCTATAACGTGTCTTCTGCCCCAGGCTCCCGCTCCGGCTCCCGCTCCGGATCTCGATCCGGCTCTCGCTCTGGTTCCCGAAGTGGGTCCCGGAGAGGAAGCTTTGATGCAACAGGGAATTCTTCCTACTCTTATTCCTACTCCTTTAGCACTAGCTCTACTGGGCACTAG